The Streptomyces sp. DH-12 genome has a window encoding:
- a CDS encoding ABC transporter permease, protein MSMAQQAEPAATAPPAPGPEQQKDGRTARRPLALRLLARPEVGVFLGAVAVLVFFLFAAPPVRDGSSMANILYQSSTIGIMALPVALLMIGGEFDLSAGVAVVTSALTASMLSYQLTLNVWAGVIVALVVSLAVGFFNGWMLVKTGLPSFLVTLGTFLILQGVNLAVTKLVTGNVATDSISDMDGFDQAKALFASSFEVGGVQVKITVVWWLVFAALATWVLLRTKYGNWIFAVGGNKDSARAVGVPVTFTKISLFMLVGFGAWFVGMHNLFSFNTVQSGEGVGQELIYIAAAVIGGCLLTGGYGSAIGPVFGAFMFGMVQQGIVYAGWNPDWFKAFLGVMLLGAVLINLWVQRTATRR, encoded by the coding sequence ATGAGCATGGCCCAACAGGCTGAGCCGGCGGCGACCGCGCCGCCGGCCCCCGGCCCCGAGCAGCAGAAGGACGGCCGCACCGCGCGGCGCCCGCTGGCGCTGCGGCTGCTCGCCCGGCCCGAGGTCGGCGTGTTCCTCGGCGCGGTCGCCGTCCTGGTGTTCTTCCTGTTCGCCGCCCCGCCGGTGCGCGACGGCAGCTCGATGGCGAACATCCTGTACCAGTCGTCGACCATCGGGATCATGGCGCTGCCCGTGGCGCTGCTGATGATCGGCGGCGAGTTCGACCTCTCGGCCGGCGTCGCCGTCGTCACCTCCGCGCTCACCGCGAGCATGCTGAGCTACCAGCTCACCCTGAACGTGTGGGCGGGAGTGATCGTCGCCCTCGTGGTGTCCCTCGCGGTCGGCTTCTTCAACGGCTGGATGCTGGTGAAGACCGGGCTGCCGAGCTTCCTGGTCACCCTCGGCACCTTCCTGATCCTCCAGGGCGTGAACCTCGCGGTGACCAAGCTCGTCACCGGCAACGTCGCCACCGACAGCATCAGCGACATGGACGGCTTCGACCAGGCCAAGGCGCTCTTCGCCTCCAGCTTCGAGGTCGGCGGCGTCCAGGTGAAGATCACCGTCGTCTGGTGGCTCGTCTTCGCCGCGCTCGCCACCTGGGTCCTGCTGCGCACCAAGTACGGCAACTGGATCTTCGCGGTCGGCGGCAACAAGGACAGCGCCCGCGCGGTCGGCGTCCCCGTCACCTTCACCAAGATCTCCCTGTTCATGCTGGTCGGCTTCGGCGCCTGGTTCGTCGGCATGCACAACCTGTTCTCCTTCAACACCGTGCAGTCCGGCGAGGGCGTGGGCCAGGAGCTCATCTACATCGCCGCGGCGGTCATCGGCGGCTGCCTGCTGACCGGCGGCTACGGCTCGGCGATCGGACCGGTCTTCGGGGCCTTCATGTTCGGCATGGTGCAGCAGGGCATCGTCTACGCCGGCTGGAACCCCGACTGGTTCAAGGCCTTCCTCGGCGTGATGCTGCTCGGCGCCGTCCTCATCAATCTGTGGGTCCAGCGCACGGCGACCCGGAGGTGA
- a CDS encoding sugar ABC transporter substrate-binding protein, producing the protein MDRSSHPRSRRVAPFVAAAAAAALTLAGCSSGSGGKKAEEGGADASAGKASTPRMTVALVTHQAPGDTFWDIVRKGAQAAADKDNVKLIYSADPNAGNQANLVQNAIDQKVDGIAVTLAKPDALKGVIAKAEAAGIPVVGLNSGLSDWKDLGLLEFFGQDETVAGEAFGKKLNEVGAKNAVCVVQEQGNIGLTQRCAGLEKTFEGKTQVLNVNGTDMPSVKSTITAKLKQDTSIDYVVTLGAPFAPTAVQSVEEAGSKAKVATFDLNKELTGAIQDGDIQFAVDQQPYLQGYLAVDGLWLYKNNGNYSGGGEQPVLTGPAFVDKSNVEAVSQFAAKGTR; encoded by the coding sequence ATGGACCGCTCTTCCCACCCCCGCTCCCGCAGAGTCGCACCCTTCGTCGCGGCCGCGGCGGCAGCCGCCCTGACCCTCGCCGGCTGTTCCAGCGGTTCCGGCGGCAAGAAGGCCGAGGAAGGCGGAGCGGACGCCTCGGCCGGCAAGGCCTCGACGCCTCGGATGACGGTCGCCCTGGTCACCCACCAGGCCCCCGGTGACACCTTCTGGGACATCGTCCGCAAGGGTGCGCAGGCCGCCGCCGACAAGGACAACGTCAAGCTCATCTACTCGGCCGACCCGAACGCGGGCAACCAGGCCAACCTGGTGCAGAACGCCATCGACCAGAAGGTCGACGGCATCGCGGTCACCCTGGCCAAGCCGGACGCGCTCAAGGGCGTCATAGCCAAGGCCGAGGCGGCCGGCATCCCGGTCGTCGGCCTGAACTCCGGACTGAGCGACTGGAAGGACCTCGGGCTGCTGGAGTTCTTCGGGCAGGACGAGACCGTCGCGGGCGAGGCGTTCGGCAAGAAGCTCAACGAGGTCGGCGCGAAGAACGCGGTCTGCGTCGTCCAGGAGCAGGGCAACATCGGTCTCACCCAGCGCTGCGCCGGCCTGGAGAAGACCTTCGAGGGCAAGACGCAGGTCCTCAACGTCAACGGCACCGACATGCCGTCGGTGAAGTCGACCATCACCGCCAAGCTGAAGCAGGACACCTCCATCGACTACGTCGTCACCCTCGGCGCGCCCTTCGCGCCCACCGCGGTGCAGTCCGTCGAGGAGGCCGGCAGCAAGGCCAAGGTCGCCACCTTCGACCTGAACAAGGAGCTGACCGGCGCCATCCAGGACGGCGACATCCAGTTCGCGGTGGACCAGCAGCCCTATCTCCAGGGCTACCTCGCCGTCGACGGCCTGTGGCTCTACAAGAACAACGGCAACTACAGCGGCGGCGGCGAGCAGCCCGTCCTGACGGGTCCGGCGTTCGTCGACAAGTCCAACGTCGAGGCGGTCTCCCAGTTCGCCGCGAAGGGCACCCGGTGA
- the iolC gene encoding 5-dehydro-2-deoxygluconokinase gives MADTPQYFDLVTMGRIGVDLYPLQTGVPLSQVETFGKFLGGSAANVAVAAARLGRSTAVITRTGDDPFGAYLHEALKDFGVDDRWVTPVAAYPTPVTFCEIFPPDDFPLYFYRRPKAPDLEIHPHELDLPAIRAAGIFWITGTGLSEEPSRTATLHALRARAKAGTTVFDLDWRPMFWRDPDQARPYYREALRHATVAVGNLDECEVATGVREPEACAEALLAAGVELAVVKQGPRGVLAVHRDGTRAEVEPVPVEVVNGLGAGDAFGGSLCHGLLSGWDLERTMRHANAAGALVASRLACSSAMPTGPEVADLLARAVEPDAAGRPSQS, from the coding sequence ATGGCCGACACACCACAGTATTTCGACCTGGTCACCATGGGTCGCATCGGGGTCGATCTTTATCCCCTGCAGACCGGGGTGCCGCTGTCACAGGTGGAGACGTTCGGGAAGTTCCTGGGCGGCTCGGCCGCCAACGTCGCGGTCGCCGCGGCACGGCTCGGCCGCTCCACCGCGGTGATCACCCGCACCGGGGACGACCCCTTCGGCGCCTATCTGCACGAGGCGCTGAAGGACTTCGGCGTGGACGACCGCTGGGTGACGCCGGTGGCCGCCTACCCGACCCCCGTCACCTTCTGCGAGATCTTCCCGCCGGACGACTTCCCCCTCTACTTCTACCGCCGCCCCAAGGCCCCCGACCTGGAGATCCACCCGCACGAGCTGGACCTGCCCGCGATCCGCGCGGCCGGCATCTTCTGGATCACCGGCACCGGTCTGAGCGAGGAGCCCAGCCGCACCGCCACCCTCCACGCCCTCCGGGCGCGGGCCAAGGCCGGCACCACCGTCTTCGACCTGGACTGGCGTCCCATGTTCTGGCGGGACCCGGACCAGGCCCGTCCGTACTACCGCGAGGCGCTGCGCCACGCCACGGTCGCGGTGGGCAACCTCGACGAGTGCGAGGTCGCCACCGGGGTGCGCGAGCCCGAGGCGTGCGCCGAGGCGCTGCTGGCGGCCGGCGTGGAGCTGGCCGTGGTCAAACAGGGACCGCGGGGCGTGCTGGCCGTGCACCGGGACGGCACGCGGGCCGAGGTGGAGCCGGTGCCGGTCGAGGTGGTCAACGGCCTCGGCGCCGGCGACGCCTTCGGCGGCTCGCTCTGCCACGGTCTGCTCTCCGGCTGGGACCTGGAGCGGACCATGCGCCACGCCAACGCGGCCGGCGCCCTCGTCGCCTCGCGCCTCGCCTGCTCGTCCGCCATGCCGACCGGGCCGGAGGTCGCGGACCTCCTCGCGCGGGCCGTGGAGCCGGACGCGGCGGGCCGCCCGAGCCAGTCCTGA
- a CDS encoding deoxyribose-phosphate aldolase, translating to MNLSIPDLTTVRARHPEAVAEAAARRARRPLIGDSGRLMIVAADHPARGALGIGDRRLAMADRADLLERLRVALSRPGVDGVLATADILEDLLLLGALENKVVMGSMNRGGLAGASFEMDDRFTGHRAEDIARLGFDAGKLLVRIDYDDPGSLATLESSARAVDAMAAHRLPVFVEPFISRRVDGRVRNDLSAEAVTRSIAIASGLGGTSAYTWLKLPVTENVDDMAEVLRTSTLPVVLLGGEVGDQEAAYERWGKALRLPTVQGMVVGRSLLYPAEGSVETAVDTAVGLL from the coding sequence TTGAACCTCAGCATCCCCGACCTCACCACGGTCCGTGCCCGGCATCCCGAGGCCGTCGCCGAGGCGGCCGCCCGCCGGGCCCGCCGTCCGCTGATCGGCGACAGCGGACGGCTGATGATCGTGGCCGCCGACCACCCCGCCCGGGGCGCGCTCGGCATAGGCGACCGGCGCCTGGCCATGGCCGACCGGGCCGACCTGCTGGAACGCCTGCGCGTCGCGCTGTCCCGGCCGGGCGTGGACGGGGTGCTGGCCACCGCCGACATCCTGGAGGACCTGCTGCTGCTCGGCGCGCTGGAGAACAAGGTCGTCATGGGGTCGATGAACCGCGGCGGCCTCGCCGGGGCGTCCTTCGAGATGGACGACCGCTTCACCGGGCACCGCGCCGAGGACATCGCCCGGCTCGGCTTCGACGCGGGCAAGCTGCTGGTGCGGATCGACTACGACGACCCCGGCTCGCTCGCCACCCTGGAGTCCTCCGCCCGTGCCGTCGACGCGATGGCCGCACACCGGCTGCCGGTGTTCGTGGAGCCGTTCATCTCCCGCCGGGTGGACGGACGCGTCCGCAACGACCTGTCCGCCGAGGCCGTGACCCGGTCCATCGCCATCGCCTCCGGACTGGGCGGCACCTCCGCCTACACCTGGCTGAAGCTGCCGGTCACCGAGAACGTGGACGACATGGCGGAGGTGCTGCGCACCTCGACGCTGCCGGTGGTGCTGCTCGGCGGCGAGGTCGGCGACCAGGAGGCGGCCTACGAGCGGTGGGGCAAGGCGCTGCGGCTGCCCACCGTGCAGGGCATGGTCGTCGGCCGCTCCCTGCTCTACCCGGCCGAGGGCAGCGTGGAGACGGCGGTGGACACCGCCGTCGGCCTGTTGTGA
- the iolB gene encoding 5-deoxy-glucuronate isomerase — MTHHLPAGEAAAGPYAVDVSPRTAGWGYSSLRVLELPPGGTHAFDTGDSEWIVLPLSGGCTVASDDDLGHEEFGLTGRTSVFDGVTDFAYVPRDARATVSSAAGGRFALTGARCTRRLPARYGPASDVPVELRGTGNCSRQVNNFGAAVPAGGGDGQGFECDKLIAVEVLTPGGNWSSFPPHKHDEHRPGEESVLEEIYYFEFAAHDGTPGLGYQRVSPSGPGRDTDVLAEVRDGDVVLIPDGWHGPSMAVPGHHMYYLNVMAGPGAERAWLICDHPDHAWIRDTWPQQPVDPRLPLYTAPERSA, encoded by the coding sequence ATGACCCATCACCTTCCCGCGGGCGAGGCCGCGGCCGGCCCCTATGCCGTGGACGTGAGCCCGCGGACCGCCGGCTGGGGCTACTCGAGCCTGCGGGTGCTCGAGCTGCCGCCGGGCGGCACGCACGCCTTCGACACCGGTGACAGCGAGTGGATCGTGCTGCCGCTGAGCGGCGGCTGCACGGTCGCCTCGGACGACGACCTCGGCCACGAGGAGTTCGGACTCACCGGACGGACGAGCGTGTTCGACGGCGTGACCGACTTCGCCTACGTGCCGCGCGACGCCCGGGCCACCGTGTCGTCGGCGGCCGGCGGGCGGTTCGCGCTGACCGGCGCCCGCTGCACCCGGCGGCTGCCCGCGCGTTACGGGCCGGCGTCGGACGTGCCGGTGGAGCTGCGCGGCACCGGGAACTGCTCCCGCCAGGTCAACAACTTCGGCGCGGCCGTCCCCGCCGGAGGCGGTGACGGACAGGGTTTCGAGTGCGACAAGCTGATCGCGGTCGAGGTGCTCACCCCGGGCGGCAACTGGTCGTCCTTCCCGCCGCACAAGCACGACGAGCACCGGCCGGGCGAGGAGTCGGTGCTGGAGGAGATCTACTACTTCGAGTTCGCCGCCCACGACGGCACGCCGGGCCTCGGCTACCAGCGGGTCTCCCCGTCCGGTCCGGGCCGTGACACGGACGTGCTGGCCGAGGTGCGCGACGGCGACGTCGTCCTCATCCCGGACGGCTGGCACGGGCCGTCGATGGCGGTGCCCGGCCACCACATGTACTACCTGAACGTCATGGCGGGCCCCGGGGCCGAACGCGCCTGGCTGATCTGCGACCACCCCGACCACGCCTGGATCCGCGACACCTGGCCCCAGCAGCCCGTCGACCCCCGACTCCCCCTCTACACCGCACCGGAGAGGTCCGCATGA
- the iolD gene encoding 3D-(3,5/4)-trihydroxycyclohexane-1,2-dione acylhydrolase (decyclizing), with product MSATTRRLTTAQALVRFLAAQYTERDGVRRRLIAGTWGIFGHGNVAGLGQALVEYRDAMPYHQGRNEQAMVHAAVGYARQLNRLSAQAVTTSIGPGATNLVTGAALATVNRLPVLLLPGDYFASRAADPLLQQLEHPVEADVSVNDTLRPVSRYFDRVTRPEALIASALNAMRVLADPAETGAVTLALPQDVQAEAYDWPEEFFAERVWTVRRPAPDPVELDAAVAAVRAARRPLIVAGGGVHHSEAEGALRALVDATGIPVASTQAGKGSLRHDHPADLGGIGHTGTAVSDALARDADVVIGVGTRYTDFTTASGTLFRDPDVRFVNLNITGFDAHKLAARTLVCDARTGLERLAEALAGHRVDAAYEAEYRAGKERWDEVVAAALRAEDDTAVPTQTQVLGALDAVVGDDDVVINAAGSLPGDLHKLWRARSPRQYHLEYGYSCMGYEIPAALGVQQAAPGTPVWALVGDGTYLMMPTEIVTAVQEGLPVNVVLVQNHGYASIGGLSEETGGERYGTAYRFRAPDGSFTGAPLPVDLAANAASLGMDVLRAKTVRELRGALAEARASHRPTCVYVETDPTPTAPPAEAWWDVPVAEVATREPARKARERYDAQVAGRRRHL from the coding sequence ATGAGCGCCACCACCCGCCGACTGACCACCGCCCAGGCCCTGGTGCGGTTCCTGGCCGCGCAGTACACCGAGCGGGACGGCGTGCGCCGCCGGCTGATCGCGGGCACCTGGGGCATCTTCGGTCACGGCAACGTCGCCGGTCTCGGGCAGGCGCTGGTCGAGTACCGCGACGCCATGCCGTACCACCAGGGCCGCAACGAGCAGGCCATGGTGCACGCGGCCGTCGGGTACGCCCGCCAGCTGAACCGGCTCTCCGCGCAGGCGGTGACGACGTCCATCGGCCCCGGCGCGACCAACCTGGTCACCGGCGCCGCGCTCGCCACGGTCAACCGGTTGCCCGTGCTGCTGCTGCCCGGCGACTACTTCGCCTCCCGCGCCGCCGACCCGCTGCTCCAGCAGCTGGAGCACCCCGTCGAGGCCGACGTGTCGGTCAACGACACGCTCCGCCCGGTGTCCCGCTACTTCGACCGGGTCACCCGCCCCGAGGCGCTGATCGCGTCCGCGCTGAACGCGATGCGGGTGCTCGCCGACCCGGCCGAGACCGGCGCCGTCACCCTCGCGCTGCCGCAGGACGTGCAGGCGGAGGCGTACGACTGGCCGGAGGAGTTCTTCGCCGAGCGGGTGTGGACGGTGCGCCGGCCCGCCCCGGACCCGGTGGAACTGGACGCGGCCGTGGCGGCGGTGCGGGCGGCGCGCCGGCCGTTGATCGTCGCGGGCGGCGGGGTGCACCACAGCGAGGCCGAGGGCGCGCTGCGGGCGCTGGTGGACGCCACCGGCATCCCGGTCGCCTCCACCCAGGCCGGCAAGGGCTCGCTGCGCCACGACCACCCCGCCGACCTGGGCGGCATCGGCCACACCGGCACCGCCGTGAGCGACGCGCTGGCCCGCGACGCCGACGTGGTGATCGGCGTCGGCACCCGCTACACCGACTTCACCACCGCCTCCGGCACGCTGTTCCGCGACCCGGACGTGCGGTTCGTGAACCTCAACATCACCGGCTTCGACGCCCACAAGCTCGCCGCGCGCACCCTGGTCTGCGACGCGCGCACCGGCCTGGAGCGGCTCGCCGAGGCACTGGCCGGGCACCGGGTGGACGCGGCGTACGAGGCGGAGTACCGGGCCGGGAAGGAACGCTGGGACGAGGTCGTCGCGGCCGCCCTGCGCGCCGAGGACGACACCGCCGTGCCGACCCAGACGCAGGTGCTCGGCGCGCTGGACGCGGTGGTCGGCGACGACGACGTGGTGATCAACGCGGCCGGCTCGCTCCCCGGCGACCTGCACAAGCTGTGGCGCGCCCGCAGCCCCCGCCAGTACCACCTGGAGTACGGCTACTCCTGCATGGGCTACGAGATCCCGGCCGCGCTGGGCGTCCAGCAGGCCGCGCCCGGCACGCCCGTCTGGGCGCTGGTCGGCGACGGCACGTACCTGATGATGCCCACGGAGATCGTCACGGCCGTCCAGGAGGGACTGCCGGTCAACGTGGTGCTGGTGCAGAACCACGGCTACGCCTCCATCGGCGGCCTGTCGGAGGAGACCGGCGGCGAGCGCTACGGCACCGCCTACCGGTTCCGCGCCCCCGACGGCTCCTTCACCGGCGCCCCGCTGCCGGTGGACCTCGCGGCCAACGCGGCCAGCCTCGGCATGGACGTGCTGCGCGCGAAGACGGTGCGGGAGCTGCGCGGCGCCCTCGCCGAGGCCCGTGCCTCCCACCGTCCGACCTGCGTCTACGTCGAGACCGACCCGACGCCGACCGCTCCCCCGGCCGAGGCCTGGTGGGACGTGCCGGTCGCGGAGGTCGCCACCCGCGAGCCCGCGCGGAAGGCCCGCGAACGCTACGACGCCCAGGTCGCCGGGCGCCGCCGCCACCTGTGA
- a CDS encoding GntR family transcriptional regulator, giving the protein MAKTGDPARAAAGPALHSLDFALDRGSPVPLYYQLAQQLEAAISDGVLAPGDLLGNEVDLSVRLGLSRPTVRQAIQSLVDKGLLVRRRGVGTQVVHSQVRRPLELTSLYDDLEAAGQAPTTEVVRNETVPAPPGVAAALGLPEGGEVIVLERLRRTHGLPVALLGNYLPAGLLDLDGARLEATGLYRMMRAAGITLHSARQTVGARSATAEEASRLDEEEGAALLTMRRTAYDDTGRAVEYGSHLYRASRYSFDFQLLVRP; this is encoded by the coding sequence ATGGCGAAGACCGGTGACCCCGCACGCGCCGCGGCCGGCCCCGCGCTGCACTCCCTGGACTTCGCCCTGGACCGGGGCAGTCCGGTGCCGCTGTACTACCAGCTCGCCCAGCAGCTCGAAGCGGCGATCTCGGACGGGGTGCTCGCGCCCGGCGACCTCCTGGGCAACGAGGTGGACCTCTCCGTGCGCCTCGGCCTGTCCCGGCCCACCGTCCGCCAGGCCATCCAGTCCCTGGTCGACAAGGGGCTGCTGGTGCGGCGGCGCGGGGTGGGCACGCAGGTGGTGCACAGCCAGGTGCGCCGCCCCCTGGAGCTGACCAGCCTCTACGACGACCTGGAGGCGGCCGGGCAGGCCCCGACCACGGAGGTCGTCCGCAACGAGACCGTCCCGGCCCCGCCCGGCGTCGCCGCCGCCCTGGGGCTTCCCGAGGGCGGGGAGGTGATCGTGCTGGAGCGGCTGCGCCGCACCCACGGCCTGCCGGTCGCCCTGCTCGGCAACTACCTCCCGGCCGGCCTGCTCGACCTGGACGGCGCCCGGCTGGAGGCGACCGGCCTGTACCGGATGATGCGCGCGGCCGGCATCACCCTGCACAGCGCCCGCCAGACGGTAGGGGCCCGCTCGGCGACCGCCGAGGAGGCGTCCCGCCTGGACGAGGAGGAGGGCGCGGCGCTGCTCACCATGCGGCGCACCGCCTACGACGACACGGGCCGGGCGGTGGAGTACGGCAGTCACCTCTACCGCGCGTCCCGGTACTCGTTCGACTTCCAGCTGCTGGTCAGACCGTGA
- a CDS encoding endonuclease/exonuclease/phosphatase family protein — MDLVTSRPVRGRVPAALAVLTAGLLAFHRAVPNTPGRVGSLLESFLPWLGLVVVPLFLHGLLRRAPAALVAVLLPVAVWTRLFGGLLLPADAAGPPDLVVVQHNVADDNPDPAGTARALVDAGADLIALEELAPDALPAYERVLGARYPHHVVRGTVGLWSRHPLSGARAVDIKPADLTEPWSRGLRAVAGTPRGEVAVYVAHLPSVRIGPGGLASARRDESAVLLGRAVAAEPLDRVILLGDLNGTVDDRGLAPLTSRLEVPRRGFAFSFPAGLPLVRIDQVMARSAAVGLLRALPATGSDHLPVTARITLR, encoded by the coding sequence GTGGACCTCGTGACCTCCCGCCCGGTACGGGGGCGGGTGCCGGCGGCCCTCGCCGTGCTGACGGCGGGGCTGCTGGCGTTCCACCGCGCGGTACCGAACACGCCGGGCCGGGTGGGGAGCCTGCTGGAGTCGTTCCTGCCGTGGCTCGGCCTCGTCGTCGTCCCCCTGTTCCTCCACGGCCTCCTGCGCCGCGCGCCCGCCGCACTGGTGGCCGTGCTGCTGCCCGTCGCGGTGTGGACCCGCCTCTTCGGCGGGCTGCTGCTGCCCGCGGACGCGGCCGGGCCGCCCGACCTGGTCGTGGTGCAGCACAACGTCGCCGACGACAACCCCGACCCGGCGGGCACCGCCCGCGCCCTCGTCGACGCGGGCGCGGACCTGATCGCGCTGGAGGAACTGGCGCCGGACGCGCTGCCGGCGTACGAGCGGGTCCTCGGCGCGCGCTATCCGCACCACGTGGTGCGGGGCACCGTCGGGCTCTGGTCGCGGCACCCGCTGAGCGGCGCGCGGGCGGTGGACATCAAGCCGGCGGACCTCACCGAGCCGTGGAGCCGGGGGCTGCGGGCGGTGGCCGGGACTCCGCGCGGCGAGGTCGCGGTGTACGTGGCGCACCTGCCGTCGGTGCGGATCGGGCCGGGGGGCCTGGCGTCCGCCCGGCGGGACGAGAGCGCCGTCCTGCTGGGACGGGCGGTGGCGGCCGAGCCGCTGGACCGGGTGATCCTGCTGGGCGACCTCAACGGCACGGTCGACGACCGGGGTCTGGCGCCGCTGACGTCCCGGCTGGAGGTGCCGCGGCGCGGGTTCGCGTTCAGTTTCCCCGCCGGGCTGCCCCTCGTGCGGATCGACCAGGTGATGGCCCGCTCGGCGGCCGTCGGCCTCCTCCGCGCCCTGCCCGCCACCGGGAGCGACCACTTGCCGGTGACGGCCCGGATCACGCTCCGCTGA
- a CDS encoding DUF309 domain-containing protein has translation MGTTDSTSTDSRSTGRAVAGRDRDEEGRARNARPRDGLGRPLPYGEEGVPRQPEGVVRRPEESVAEAQRLLDEGKPFHAHEVFEDAWKSGPERERELWRGLAQMAVGLTHAARGNVTGGARLLRRGAGAAEEWAAGAESRPHGIDLPGVIAWARELAAEVERGDAGPPDPGARAPRLRGTA, from the coding sequence ATGGGCACCACGGACAGCACATCCACGGACAGCCGGTCCACCGGCCGCGCGGTCGCCGGGCGCGACCGCGACGAGGAGGGACGGGCGCGCAACGCACGCCCGAGGGACGGGCTCGGGCGGCCCCTGCCGTACGGCGAGGAGGGCGTGCCCCGGCAGCCGGAAGGAGTGGTGCGGCGGCCGGAGGAGAGCGTCGCCGAGGCGCAGCGGCTGCTGGACGAGGGCAAGCCGTTCCACGCGCACGAGGTGTTCGAGGACGCCTGGAAGTCGGGTCCCGAGCGGGAGCGGGAGCTGTGGCGGGGGCTGGCCCAGATGGCCGTCGGGCTCACGCACGCCGCACGCGGGAACGTGACCGGCGGGGCGCGGCTGCTGCGGCGCGGGGCGGGCGCCGCCGAGGAGTGGGCGGCGGGCGCGGAGAGCCGGCCGCACGGGATCGACCTGCCCGGGGTGATCGCCTGGGCGCGGGAGCTGGCGGCGGAGGTGGAGCGCGGGGACGCCGGTCCGCCGGACCCGGGTGCGCGTGCCCCCCGGCTGCGGGGCACCGCCTGA
- the cobF gene encoding precorrin-6A synthase (deacetylating), whose translation MRTLHVIGIGAGDPDQLTLQAVKAMRDTDVFFLLDKGEAKADLTRLRRDMLETHLADRAYRVVEARDPERDRSAGGTAYSPAVGDWRSARADIYERLITEELGEDETGAFLVWGDPSLYDSTLGILEEVRERGTVAFDHDVVPGVSSVSALVARHRTGLNRVARPVQITTGRRLAEEGFPEGVDDVVVMLDAHQRFRAFAGEDVDIYWGAYIGTPDEILVSGPVAEAAPRIERLRAEARERKGWIMDTYLLRRSPGER comes from the coding sequence GTGCGGACTCTTCATGTGATCGGTATCGGCGCGGGCGACCCCGACCAGCTCACCCTGCAGGCGGTCAAGGCCATGCGGGACACGGACGTGTTCTTCCTCCTGGACAAGGGCGAGGCGAAGGCGGACCTGACCCGGTTGCGCCGGGACATGCTGGAGACGCACCTGGCGGACCGTGCGTACCGCGTCGTCGAGGCGCGTGACCCGGAGCGGGACCGCTCGGCGGGCGGCACCGCCTACTCCCCCGCCGTCGGCGACTGGCGCAGCGCCCGCGCCGACATCTACGAGCGGCTGATCACCGAGGAGCTGGGCGAGGACGAGACCGGCGCGTTCCTGGTGTGGGGCGACCCCTCGCTGTACGACAGCACGCTCGGCATCCTCGAGGAGGTGCGGGAGCGGGGCACGGTCGCCTTCGACCACGACGTCGTACCGGGCGTCAGCAGTGTGTCGGCCCTCGTCGCCCGGCACCGCACGGGACTCAACCGGGTGGCGCGCCCGGTGCAGATCACCACGGGACGGCGGCTGGCGGAGGAGGGATTCCCCGAGGGGGTGGACGACGTGGTGGTGATGCTGGACGCCCACCAGCGCTTCCGCGCCTTCGCCGGCGAGGACGTGGACATCTACTGGGGCGCCTACATCGGCACCCCGGACGAGATCCTGGTCTCCGGTCCGGTCGCCGAGGCCGCCCCGCGCATCGAGCGGCTGCGCGCCGAGGCGCGGGAGCGCAAGGGCTGGATCATGGACACGTATCTGCTGCGCCGCTCCCCCGGCGAACGCTAG
- a CDS encoding cobalt-precorrin-6A reductase has translation MSPHVLILGGTTEARRLAPALAARPGTRTTTSLAGRVTRPGALDGEVRVGGFGGPEGLAAWLREEGVDAVVDATHPFAATITANAARATAAARVPLLVLRRPGWRPGPGDRWHPVPSLEAAAALLPGLGRRVFLTTGRLGLAAFAGLAELSFVVRSVEPPEPPLPPHTHVVLARGPFTAADETALLREHRVDVLVTKDSGGAATSAKLTAARDLGLPVVVVRRPPLPDGVTALPDVPAVLRRLDGVLARTRGT, from the coding sequence ATGTCCCCGCACGTGCTGATTCTCGGCGGTACCACCGAGGCGCGCAGGCTGGCCCCCGCGCTGGCCGCCCGCCCCGGCACCCGGACCACGACCTCGCTCGCCGGGCGCGTGACCCGGCCGGGCGCGCTCGACGGCGAGGTGCGGGTGGGCGGCTTCGGCGGCCCGGAGGGACTGGCGGCCTGGCTGCGCGAGGAGGGCGTGGACGCCGTCGTCGACGCGACCCACCCGTTCGCCGCGACGATCACCGCGAACGCGGCCCGCGCCACCGCCGCCGCGCGGGTGCCCCTGCTGGTGCTGCGCCGCCCCGGCTGGCGGCCCGGCCCCGGCGACCGCTGGCACCCGGTCCCCTCCCTGGAGGCGGCCGCCGCCCTGCTGCCCGGACTCGGGCGCCGGGTCTTCCTGACCACCGGGCGTCTCGGCCTCGCGGCCTTCGCCGGACTCGCGGAACTGAGCTTCGTCGTACGGTCGGTCGAACCCCCCGAGCCGCCGCTGCCCCCGCACACCCACGTCGTGCTGGCGCGCGGCCCGTTCACCGCGGCCGACGAGACGGCCCTGCTGCGCGAGCACCGCGTCGACGTGCTGGTGACGAAGGACAGCGGCGGCGCGGCGACCTCGGCGAAACTCACCGCCGCCCGCGACCTCGGCCTCCCGGTCGTCGTCGTCCGCCGCCCGCCCCTGCCCGACGGCGTCACCGCGCTCCCCGACGTGCCGGCGGTGCTGCGCCGGCTGGACGGCGTCCTCGCGCGGACCCGCGGGACCTAG